From the genome of Cytobacillus firmus, one region includes:
- a CDS encoding acyl-CoA thioesterase, protein MNETKTCRESFTVKTSIVLPPDTNTYGTLFGGKLMAYIDDVAAIAAMRHGRRNVVTASTDSVDFLHPVYEGNSVCLEAFVTYTGRTSMEIFVKVIAEDLLTGDRNVCAMSFLTMVAVDENGKPTPVPAVVPETDEEKSLYESAKERAEIRKKRRKDSEARAKTYGTGLPW, encoded by the coding sequence ATGAATGAAACAAAAACTTGCAGAGAATCTTTTACAGTAAAAACAAGCATCGTGCTTCCGCCGGACACGAATACATATGGAACATTATTCGGCGGCAAGCTAATGGCTTATATTGATGATGTGGCAGCCATCGCGGCGATGAGGCATGGAAGAAGAAATGTCGTAACCGCATCTACAGACTCTGTTGATTTTCTTCATCCGGTTTATGAAGGCAATTCAGTCTGCCTGGAGGCGTTTGTGACCTATACAGGCCGGACTTCGATGGAGATTTTCGTAAAAGTAATTGCAGAAGACCTGCTGACAGGCGATCGAAATGTGTGTGCGATGTCCTTTTTGACAATGGTTGCGGTTGACGAGAATGGAAAGCCGACTCCGGTGCCGGCGGTTGTGCCTGAGACAGATGAAGAAAAGAGCTTATATGAATCAGCAAAAGAACGTGCGGAAATTCGCAAAAAGCGGAGAAAGGACAGTGAAGCCAGGGCAAAGACATACGGTACAGGTCTGCCCTGGTAA
- a CDS encoding aspartate aminotransferase family protein, translated as MNGENWSHLVGNISNLLAPSMAKDHPNLPVVKAEGCYYYGVDGKEYLDFTSGIAVENVGHRHPKVVQAIKDSADHLVHGPSGVIIYESILRLADELGKITPGNLDCFFFANSGTEAIEGAIKLAKYVTRRPYVVSFTGCFHGRSMGALSVSTSKSKYRKFQQPSWLTYQLPYADERDCPFGEDPEEYFPRKLEKDAETLFKHQVDPEEVACMIIEPVLGEGGYIIPPKTWLQKIREICDRHGILLIFDEVQTGFGRTGEWFAAQAFDVVPDIMAIAKGIAAGLPLSATAASKDLMEKWPLGAHGTTFGGNPIACSAALASLEVLKTENLLENAKQMGEYALKKLQALKAEHPAIGSVRGLGLMIGIEIIDPQTGKPDGNAVMDILNSSLDKGVLFYLCGNSGEVIRMIPPLVVTKEQIDQGLRVLEEALMEHEAVVSKS; from the coding sequence ATGAACGGAGAAAATTGGAGTCATCTTGTCGGAAACATTTCAAACCTATTGGCGCCAAGCATGGCAAAGGATCATCCGAATTTGCCGGTAGTCAAAGCGGAAGGCTGCTATTACTATGGTGTCGACGGAAAAGAATATTTGGATTTTACATCAGGCATCGCAGTGGAAAATGTCGGACATCGCCACCCGAAGGTTGTACAGGCCATTAAAGACAGTGCAGACCATCTGGTGCACGGCCCGTCAGGCGTAATCATCTATGAATCGATTTTGCGGCTCGCAGATGAGCTTGGGAAAATTACGCCGGGAAATCTGGATTGCTTTTTCTTTGCGAACAGCGGGACTGAGGCAATCGAAGGAGCTATTAAGCTTGCAAAGTATGTCACGCGGAGGCCCTATGTTGTTTCCTTCACAGGCTGTTTCCATGGAAGGTCGATGGGAGCGCTGAGTGTATCCACATCCAAGAGCAAATACCGCAAGTTTCAGCAGCCGTCCTGGCTGACCTATCAGCTTCCATATGCGGATGAGCGGGACTGTCCATTTGGTGAAGATCCTGAGGAGTACTTCCCAAGAAAACTGGAAAAGGATGCTGAAACACTCTTCAAGCATCAGGTAGACCCGGAAGAGGTTGCCTGCATGATCATTGAACCGGTTCTTGGGGAAGGCGGCTATATCATTCCTCCGAAGACATGGCTGCAGAAGATCAGGGAAATCTGTGACCGGCATGGAATCCTGCTGATATTTGATGAAGTGCAAACCGGCTTTGGGCGTACTGGGGAATGGTTTGCCGCTCAGGCTTTTGATGTGGTGCCGGATATCATGGCAATTGCAAAAGGAATCGCGGCAGGACTGCCGTTAAGCGCAACAGCAGCTTCAAAGGACCTGATGGAAAAATGGCCGCTGGGTGCCCACGGCACAACCTTCGGCGGAAATCCGATTGCCTGCTCTGCAGCATTGGCATCTCTGGAAGTCCTAAAAACAGAGAATCTTTTGGAAAATGCTAAGCAAATGGGAGAGTATGCATTAAAGAAATTACAGGCTTTGAAAGCCGAGCATCCTGCAATTGGCAGTGTCCGAGGTCTGGGGCTGATGATCGGCATTGAAATTATCGACCCGCAAACCGGAAAACCGGATGGAAACGCGGTAATGGATATCCTGAATTCTTCTCTTGATAAGGGAGTCCTCTTTTATCTATGCGGAAATTCAGGGGAAGTGATTCGGATGATTCCGCCGCTTGTTGTAACAAAGGAGCAAATTGATCAGGGTCTGAGAGTATTGGAAGAAGCACTTATGGAACATGAAGCAGTTGTTTCCAAATCATAA
- a CDS encoding TetR/AcrR family transcriptional regulator produces the protein MSPRKSAQDELTKEAIISVARDLFVQEGYAAASMRKIADTLQCSHGAIYYHFKNKAQLFYEMVEADFQKLDQVLDSVLRKSADTSEQKLFNIFYGYIQFGLTHQKHYELMFLIRDDDVKSYLNEGPNKSYLHFAQAINSLAPEALSIKDIWSVFLSLHGFVTHYCRSETTFEEVKELASSHAQFLIKAIY, from the coding sequence ATGAGTCCAAGAAAATCAGCCCAAGATGAACTAACAAAAGAAGCAATTATTTCTGTAGCACGTGATCTGTTTGTTCAGGAAGGATATGCCGCAGCATCCATGAGAAAAATTGCGGACACCCTTCAGTGCAGCCATGGTGCCATCTATTATCATTTCAAAAATAAGGCCCAATTATTTTACGAAATGGTTGAAGCCGATTTTCAAAAGCTCGACCAGGTCCTCGACAGTGTGCTGAGAAAATCTGCAGATACCAGTGAACAGAAGCTTTTCAATATTTTTTACGGTTATATCCAATTTGGCTTGACCCATCAAAAGCATTATGAGCTGATGTTTTTAATTCGGGATGATGATGTGAAAAGCTATCTGAATGAAGGGCCAAATAAAAGCTACCTGCATTTTGCGCAAGCGATTAATTCACTCGCTCCTGAAGCTCTTTCCATAAAGGATATTTGGTCTGTATTTTTAAGCTTGCATGGTTTTGTCACGCATTATTGCAGATCGGAAACGACATTTGAAGAAGTGAAGGAACTCGCCTCTTCACATGCCCAATTTTTGATAAAAGCCATTTATTAA
- a CDS encoding magnesium transporter CorA family protein, with translation MEKEYSEDNWTWHRYDHLNEIDFNDAGDYKEALQVWAKNTSENKTNVMEIDTSVRNKEFISGSLIYQQTTKEQHENSLFHYFLTRDFLLTVDFDSTIIQSDESLLLKKMDYTNNAIDGFFVILGEILSDNIKKIDKFEVRLNDLLWKIKDKNNINRLEEIYELRHQILVWKNIMIPVKEIRLGVEETFGEDVTEGTEFKRTCKRIERGYTLVREFQQEIDDLVNFEEMVSMHRGNEIVKTLTVITTLMTPIATWGALWGMNFKIMPELEWRYGYLFSILIIIASTAALYIMLVKKGWMGDILRGKKKNSFFK, from the coding sequence ATGGAAAAAGAATATAGTGAAGATAATTGGACATGGCACCGTTACGATCATTTAAATGAAATTGACTTTAATGACGCTGGCGACTATAAAGAGGCGCTGCAGGTATGGGCCAAAAATACTTCTGAGAACAAAACAAATGTAATGGAAATAGATACTTCCGTCCGCAATAAGGAATTTATCAGCGGCTCTCTCATTTACCAGCAGACAACGAAGGAGCAGCATGAAAATAGTTTGTTTCACTATTTTCTGACTAGAGATTTTCTCCTCACTGTCGACTTTGATTCGACTATCATTCAGTCTGATGAATCACTGCTTTTGAAAAAAATGGATTATACGAACAATGCCATTGACGGCTTTTTTGTGATTTTAGGCGAGATTCTAAGTGATAATATCAAGAAGATTGATAAGTTTGAAGTACGTTTAAATGATCTGTTATGGAAAATAAAAGATAAAAATAATATTAATCGCCTGGAAGAAATATATGAGCTCCGACACCAGATTCTTGTATGGAAAAATATTATGATTCCTGTTAAGGAAATCAGGCTGGGTGTGGAAGAAACCTTTGGTGAAGATGTTACAGAAGGAACTGAATTTAAACGAACCTGCAAGCGAATTGAAAGAGGGTATACGCTGGTTCGTGAGTTTCAGCAGGAAATTGATGACCTTGTGAATTTTGAAGAAATGGTATCCATGCACCGGGGAAACGAAATCGTGAAGACGCTCACTGTCATTACCACTCTTATGACTCCGATTGCAACGTGGGGAGCTCTCTGGGGCATGAACTTTAAGATTATGCCAGAACTCGAGTGGAGGTATGGCTATTTGTTCTCCATTCTTATTATCATTGCATCCACCGCAGCCCTTTATATCATGCTCGTGAAAAAAGGCTGGATGGGTGATATCCTCAGGGGGAAAAAGAAAAATTCATTCTTCAAATAA
- a CDS encoding TrkA C-terminal domain-containing protein, which yields MGVLFILIYLGIVLAVIEIHTLIFTYTGLDKHIARFQVISMLTGTGFTTGESELIIDHPIRRRFGAFLILFGAFSLAVIISAISSILSDEFFTAKISIVAAVLLVVIITLKMPKVRHYLSEKLEHELEEHYDFRDLPIREALLTEDNDHVLDYFIDEKCEFNGKELGDIIGEDEDINVLFIQRGDVKIRKDRLVTELQEGDHIILYGEEQTIEDKFGPNEDNEE from the coding sequence ATGGGTGTTCTGTTCATCCTGATTTATTTGGGAATCGTATTAGCAGTTATTGAAATTCATACTCTTATTTTCACCTATACAGGACTTGATAAGCATATTGCAAGATTTCAGGTGATCAGCATGCTTACAGGCACTGGTTTTACAACCGGAGAATCGGAACTCATCATTGATCATCCGATCCGCAGAAGGTTCGGAGCTTTTTTAATTTTATTTGGCGCCTTTTCATTGGCAGTTATCATTTCGGCAATCAGCAGCATTCTGTCAGATGAATTTTTCACTGCCAAGATCTCGATCGTGGCAGCAGTCCTGCTCGTGGTTATTATTACCTTAAAGATGCCAAAAGTGCGGCATTATCTTTCGGAGAAGCTGGAGCATGAGCTCGAAGAACATTACGATTTTCGTGATCTCCCCATCAGAGAAGCTCTTCTCACGGAGGATAATGATCATGTATTGGACTATTTCATTGACGAAAAATGTGAATTTAATGGTAAAGAGCTGGGGGATATTATCGGCGAGGATGAGGATATTAATGTGCTATTTATCCAGAGAGGCGATGTAAAAATCAGAAAAGATCGGCTTGTTACGGAACTGCAGGAAGGCGACCATATTATTTTATATGGAGAAGAACAAACAATTGAAGATAAGTTTGGTCCTAATGAGGATAACGAAGAATAA
- a CDS encoding SDR family NAD(P)-dependent oxidoreductase, protein MIKTAAVLGATGGMGYALTEALCRRNIKTIAFARSEENLLNFKKDWGPNAVIHSGDALNPEDIEKAVTEADAVFHAINIPYPDWDPALSIILDNILHACRKHHKPFIYADNIYSYGLQSSPAAEVSPKNPHTKKGKLRQTLIEMIKNSGVPYIIAHFPDFYGPHTGNTLLHYTLSQIIEKNKGVFVGKTDIPREFIFIKDGAEALAELSLNENSYGEVWNIPGAGTITGEEIASIVSNHLKRGVTFRPVHKWMIRAIGIFDPMMREYTELMYLNQTPVTLDGSKYEARIGTLPKTPYETGIKRTLEHLLNKRNAAL, encoded by the coding sequence ATGATAAAAACAGCTGCAGTTTTAGGAGCAACAGGCGGAATGGGCTATGCTTTAACAGAGGCATTATGCCGCAGAAATATAAAAACTATTGCCTTTGCCAGATCCGAAGAAAACCTGCTTAACTTCAAAAAAGACTGGGGACCAAATGCGGTTATCCATTCAGGCGATGCACTGAATCCTGAGGATATTGAAAAGGCAGTGACAGAAGCGGATGCAGTTTTTCATGCCATCAATATTCCTTACCCTGACTGGGATCCCGCACTCTCAATTATATTAGATAATATCCTGCACGCATGCCGCAAACATCATAAGCCTTTTATTTATGCTGATAATATATATTCCTATGGCCTTCAATCCAGCCCTGCTGCCGAAGTTTCTCCCAAGAATCCGCACACAAAAAAAGGCAAGCTGCGCCAAACCTTAATTGAGATGATAAAAAACTCAGGCGTGCCATACATCATTGCCCACTTCCCTGACTTTTACGGTCCACATACAGGAAACACACTCTTACACTATACTCTCAGCCAGATTATTGAAAAAAATAAAGGCGTGTTTGTCGGCAAAACCGATATTCCAAGAGAATTCATTTTTATTAAAGATGGAGCAGAAGCTTTAGCCGAGCTTTCATTAAATGAAAACTCATACGGTGAAGTCTGGAATATCCCTGGTGCAGGGACCATAACCGGAGAAGAAATAGCCAGTATTGTTTCTAACCATCTTAAGAGAGGCGTTACCTTCAGACCTGTCCATAAATGGATGATTCGTGCCATCGGTATTTTCGATCCCATGATGAGGGAATATACTGAATTGATGTATTTGAACCAGACACCTGTTACTTTGGACGGCAGTAAATATGAAGCGAGAATCGGCACTCTCCCTAAAACACCATATGAGACTGGAATCAAAAGGACACTGGAGCATTTATTAAACAAAAGGAATGCCGCACTCTGA
- a CDS encoding YjiH family protein, producing the protein MKAETRVKPQAVTGEYWKFIIPSLIGSLLFLVPVKFQGDVTIGVGILASLLGKAFSEQMPAIIIFILGLSVFLSILAKTAKPAFILDNKFLKGLFDTGKFGLTMRVLGFAVGIMTFFEIGPEFIWSRNTGGVVLYDLAPVLLTWFLFAGILLPLLVEFGLMEFIGALVQKFMRPLFTLPGRSSIDCLASWMGAGTVGVLVTTKQYDEGFYTKREAAVIATTFSIASVAFSLVVANVVGLGHLFIPFYLTVSAACVVAALIMPRIPPLSRKPDTYYEPVGQQIDETIPEGVSKVKWGWEQAIDKARNAPGPKKLLTNGIETVLDIWMGLIPLVMSLGAAALIIAEYTPAFKFISYPLIPVLEFMQLPEAGAAAQTMLVGFADMFLPAVIGSGIESELTRFVVAGLSLTQLVYMSEIGILILRSNIPLSFMDLFVIFIQRTIITLPVIVLIAHVFVF; encoded by the coding sequence ATGAAAGCTGAGACAAGGGTTAAGCCGCAAGCCGTCACAGGAGAATATTGGAAATTTATAATTCCATCTTTAATTGGGTCGCTCCTATTCCTGGTTCCTGTTAAATTTCAAGGTGACGTAACGATTGGTGTTGGTATTTTAGCCTCTCTTTTAGGCAAAGCGTTCAGTGAGCAGATGCCTGCCATTATCATTTTTATTTTAGGATTATCTGTTTTTCTTTCCATCCTGGCTAAAACAGCTAAGCCGGCATTTATACTGGATAATAAGTTTTTAAAGGGTTTATTTGATACCGGGAAATTTGGGTTGACCATGAGAGTCCTCGGATTCGCAGTGGGAATCATGACTTTCTTTGAAATCGGGCCTGAATTTATCTGGTCGCGGAATACAGGCGGAGTGGTTCTTTACGACCTGGCTCCCGTTCTGCTTACATGGTTCCTGTTCGCAGGCATCCTTCTGCCGCTTTTAGTAGAGTTTGGTTTAATGGAGTTCATAGGGGCGCTTGTCCAGAAATTTATGAGGCCACTTTTCACACTGCCCGGTCGGTCCTCCATCGATTGCCTTGCGTCCTGGATGGGTGCCGGAACAGTCGGTGTATTGGTTACCACGAAGCAATATGATGAAGGTTTTTACACAAAAAGAGAAGCAGCGGTGATTGCCACAACCTTCTCAATTGCATCTGTGGCTTTCAGCCTTGTCGTAGCGAATGTGGTTGGCCTTGGCCATTTATTCATCCCTTTTTACTTAACCGTTTCTGCCGCCTGTGTCGTGGCAGCATTGATTATGCCAAGAATACCGCCATTATCCCGGAAGCCGGATACCTATTATGAGCCAGTAGGACAGCAGATAGATGAAACCATTCCGGAAGGGGTTTCGAAAGTGAAATGGGGATGGGAGCAGGCAATTGATAAAGCAAGGAATGCTCCGGGTCCCAAAAAGCTGTTAACCAATGGCATTGAAACTGTTTTGGATATTTGGATGGGCCTGATACCGCTTGTGATGAGCCTGGGAGCAGCAGCCTTGATCATTGCGGAATACACGCCTGCATTTAAGTTTATTTCTTACCCGCTCATTCCGGTTTTGGAGTTTATGCAATTGCCGGAAGCAGGAGCAGCAGCACAGACTATGCTTGTCGGCTTTGCTGATATGTTCCTTCCAGCTGTTATTGGAAGCGGAATTGAGAGCGAGCTGACAAGATTCGTTGTGGCAGGCTTGTCATTAACACAATTAGTATACATGTCTGAAATCGGGATTCTGATCCTGCGTTCAAACATTCCGCTGAGCTTTATGGATTTATTCGTTATTTTTATCCAAAGAACGATTATTACTTTACCTGTTATTGTACTGATTGCACATGTTTTTGTATTTTAA
- a CDS encoding polysaccharide biosynthesis protein, translating into MSKFFKGVILLALAAFASECIEFVVNMVLARELGERGLGMYMSILPTIFLIVLLASFELPISISKFIAEKDKRYHLSMLHHVIKLTIIFTAVLVPAAAIIIPFISVFDEYHPLLRWVVIGFIPIVSFSSIARGFFMGKQQMGKIAASNFLRKSVQLLLLVVLYQAFQFDVNTAVFIAFCTFVGSEIVVFLYLLNMFIIQYQRIKKEPSEYVSGKSVRQNLISVSVPTTALRVFHALTHAVQPFLIKAALLKAGVPGEIATAHFGMLAGVAMTIGFFPSFIAHSFLIMLIPTVSKEYADHNLGELRRLLQQVFFVTFLYGIPSVVFFYFFAQPLTEMFFHSTDAAVYLQLLWPFFLLHFFIIPMQAYLIGLGLMKDAFYHSVWSTVVSFSAMFVLGSMHSLQMDGIIMGMNMGAVLLAMMHYVTVCKKIGLTLYLSPVKQFN; encoded by the coding sequence ATGAGTAAATTCTTTAAAGGAGTTATACTGCTTGCACTGGCGGCTTTTGCAAGTGAATGTATAGAGTTTGTGGTGAATATGGTGCTCGCCCGGGAACTGGGGGAGAGGGGACTCGGCATGTACATGTCGATTTTGCCGACTATTTTTTTAATAGTGCTGCTGGCCAGTTTTGAGCTTCCGATCTCTATTTCTAAATTCATTGCCGAAAAAGATAAAAGGTATCATCTAAGCATGCTTCATCATGTCATCAAGCTGACCATTATCTTTACAGCCGTTTTGGTGCCGGCTGCCGCGATTATAATTCCGTTTATCAGTGTCTTTGATGAGTACCACCCGCTCTTGAGATGGGTTGTGATCGGCTTTATCCCCATCGTGTCCTTTTCCTCGATTGCCAGAGGATTCTTCATGGGCAAGCAACAAATGGGAAAAATTGCAGCATCCAATTTTCTGCGCAAATCCGTTCAGCTCCTGCTGCTCGTGGTGCTTTATCAGGCCTTTCAATTTGATGTCAATACAGCGGTCTTTATTGCTTTTTGTACGTTTGTAGGAAGTGAGATTGTTGTTTTTCTATACTTGCTGAATATGTTTATTATTCAGTATCAGCGGATTAAGAAAGAACCATCTGAATATGTCAGCGGAAAAAGTGTGAGGCAGAACCTAATCTCTGTGTCTGTTCCGACAACGGCTTTAAGGGTCTTCCATGCCCTGACACATGCTGTTCAGCCGTTTTTGATTAAGGCGGCGCTCTTAAAAGCAGGGGTTCCGGGCGAAATTGCAACAGCACACTTTGGAATGCTCGCCGGTGTTGCCATGACCATTGGTTTTTTTCCATCCTTTATTGCCCATTCTTTTTTAATTATGCTGATTCCGACAGTCTCCAAAGAGTATGCTGATCATAATCTGGGGGAGCTTCGGAGACTACTTCAGCAGGTGTTCTTTGTCACCTTTTTATACGGGATCCCATCGGTTGTTTTTTTCTATTTCTTTGCACAGCCGCTGACGGAGATGTTTTTTCACTCGACAGATGCAGCCGTGTATTTACAGCTGCTGTGGCCATTCTTTCTACTCCACTTTTTCATAATCCCGATGCAGGCCTATTTAATCGGCCTGGGGCTGATGAAGGATGCTTTCTATCATTCCGTCTGGTCAACCGTTGTTTCATTCTCAGCCATGTTTGTGCTTGGCTCGATGCACAGCCTGCAGATGGACGGAATTATAATGGGCATGAATATGGGAGCTGTTCTCCTGGCGATGATGCATTATGTAACAGTATGCAAAAAGATTGGCCTGACACTCTATCTATCGCCAGTTAAGCAGTTTAACTGA
- a CDS encoding sigma-54 interaction domain-containing protein translates to MNSFFMDWNNDREVISSMEEDIMVTNADGIIIKVSKGSGVHYGIEPDTLLGESVYELERRGVFKPAITPEVLKKKKKVILVQKAGSGKKILVTGIPVFNETGNIDHIVSYSYDVSELLVIKEYLNSVEEEMARVKSELDLLRNKSIKMDGMVADSTAMRNIAETIRRIRDVDVTVLLLGESGVGKSALAKWIHQNSTRKAGPFIEVNCSAIPESIFEAEFFGYEGGAFTGAKNKGKMGFAEMAKGGTLFLDEIGELSAHLQAKLLKFIQDKQFYRVGGTKPVHADFRLLAATNKDLEKAVESRDFRQDLFFRLNVVPLKIPPLRERKEDLFALIHYFLHSISKRHNRERHLDKSLVDHLLQLEWKGNVRELENLMERLIVTSTSLMITKDDLPYEYHMQGKKEGFIDYEGHTLPAILEDVEKKVLINARKRYRTTTEIAGALGISQPSVVRKLKKYDC, encoded by the coding sequence ATGAACAGCTTTTTCATGGACTGGAATAATGACAGAGAAGTCATTTCTTCAATGGAAGAAGACATTATGGTCACCAATGCAGACGGCATAATTATAAAGGTCAGTAAAGGAAGCGGTGTGCATTATGGCATCGAACCGGATACGCTGCTTGGTGAATCTGTATATGAACTGGAAAGAAGAGGAGTGTTTAAGCCTGCGATTACTCCTGAAGTATTAAAGAAAAAGAAAAAAGTCATTCTGGTGCAAAAAGCCGGCTCAGGCAAAAAGATCCTGGTTACTGGTATTCCTGTATTCAATGAAACTGGGAATATCGATCATATTGTCAGCTATTCTTATGATGTTTCAGAACTTCTTGTTATAAAAGAATATCTGAATAGTGTTGAAGAAGAGATGGCCCGGGTGAAGAGTGAACTGGATCTCCTGCGCAATAAGAGCATCAAAATGGATGGCATGGTAGCTGACAGTACAGCGATGAGAAATATTGCCGAAACCATCAGAAGAATCCGCGATGTAGATGTCACAGTCCTGCTCCTGGGTGAGTCAGGAGTCGGAAAATCGGCTCTCGCCAAGTGGATTCATCAAAACAGTACGCGAAAAGCCGGGCCGTTCATTGAAGTAAACTGCAGTGCGATTCCGGAATCCATCTTTGAAGCTGAGTTTTTCGGGTATGAAGGCGGTGCTTTTACAGGTGCAAAGAATAAAGGCAAAATGGGATTTGCTGAAATGGCAAAAGGAGGCACACTATTTCTTGATGAAATTGGCGAACTCTCAGCCCATCTGCAGGCAAAGCTGCTGAAATTCATACAAGACAAGCAGTTTTATAGAGTAGGAGGAACAAAGCCTGTTCATGCAGACTTTCGGCTTCTGGCAGCTACGAATAAGGATCTTGAAAAAGCAGTGGAATCCAGGGACTTCAGACAGGACTTATTCTTCCGGCTGAATGTGGTGCCCTTAAAGATACCGCCGCTCAGGGAGAGGAAAGAGGATTTATTTGCCCTCATTCATTATTTTCTCCACTCTATCTCCAAGCGGCATAATCGGGAAAGGCACCTGGACAAATCTCTGGTCGATCACCTGCTGCAGCTTGAGTGGAAGGGAAATGTAAGAGAGCTTGAAAACCTGATGGAGCGGCTTATCGTGACAAGCACCAGCCTGATGATCACGAAAGACGACCTGCCTTATGAATACCATATGCAAGGAAAAAAAGAGGGTTTTATAGATTATGAGGGACATACTCTTCCCGCTATATTGGAAGATGTAGAGAAAAAAGTATTAATCAATGCGAGGAAACGTTACCGGACCACTACTGAAATAGCGGGTGCCCTGGGGATCAGTCAGCCTTCAGTAGTAAGAAAATTAAAAAAATATGATTGTTAA
- a CDS encoding TspO/MBR family protein: MIAVNALANILPLNGQTTGEISNKLEVLFTPAGYVFGIWGFIYLLLGIWLARQIPKKRRSLPIYRQTSLLFIVSCMLNSLWIFAWHYEYFLLSVIIMIALLFTLILLYKSASEFDPDFLDIAPFSVYLGWISVATIANISFYLTYISWDGWGLKDSVWTYIMLAVATALALVFRIRNNDWVYPLVFVWAFIGIGVRNMENDPNVAFAAYFAAFFTAAGILLTRKKR; encoded by the coding sequence ATGATTGCAGTAAATGCGCTGGCAAACATTCTGCCCTTGAATGGACAGACAACAGGTGAGATATCCAACAAGCTGGAAGTTCTTTTCACGCCGGCAGGGTATGTATTCGGCATTTGGGGGTTTATCTATTTGCTGCTGGGAATCTGGCTGGCAAGGCAAATTCCAAAGAAGCGCAGGAGCCTGCCCATTTATAGGCAAACCAGTCTTCTATTTATTGTGAGCTGCATGTTAAACAGTCTATGGATTTTCGCCTGGCACTACGAATATTTTCTTTTATCCGTAATCATTATGATTGCACTTCTTTTCACTCTCATTTTACTATACAAAAGTGCCTCGGAATTTGATCCTGATTTTCTGGATATTGCCCCATTTTCTGTTTACTTAGGATGGATTTCTGTAGCGACGATTGCAAATATAAGCTTTTATCTTACCTATATTAGCTGGGATGGATGGGGTCTTAAAGACAGTGTGTGGACATACATTATGCTCGCAGTGGCCACCGCCCTGGCCCTTGTGTTCAGGATTAGGAATAATGACTGGGTTTATCCGCTCGTGTTTGTTTGGGCATTTATCGGCATTGGCGTCAGAAATATGGAAAACGACCCAAATGTGGCTTTTGCCGCTTACTTCGCTGCCTTTTTTACAGCCGCAGGGATTCTGCTGACCAGGAAAAAAAGGTAA
- a CDS encoding zinc dependent phospholipase C family protein: MGSRVMHSIINNEIASRMKIENKAAFLLGGIAPDAVSPKDTSHFYKGNTDDYTRRIDYKSFLDKYRSKSHSPYILGYYTHLIADHVWLTGFYLPWLKNRMEKDEEVFTRYHNDFRLCNAKLSEHYGQVRFEMKNVNVPNLDEVSADQVSAFIPYVLKDFEYDKSDAEKPLEVFTFQQIIGYVEASVELGAAELKKLSIVKN, from the coding sequence ATGGGATCCAGAGTGATGCATAGCATAATCAACAATGAAATTGCTTCCAGAATGAAAATAGAGAACAAAGCAGCATTTTTACTTGGAGGAATAGCGCCTGACGCTGTTTCTCCCAAAGATACTTCCCATTTTTACAAAGGGAATACGGATGATTACACGCGAAGAATAGATTATAAGAGTTTCCTTGATAAATACAGGAGCAAAAGTCATTCACCTTACATCCTCGGCTATTACACCCACTTAATTGCAGACCATGTCTGGCTGACAGGCTTCTATCTTCCCTGGCTGAAAAACAGAATGGAAAAAGATGAGGAAGTCTTTACCCGCTATCATAATGATTTTCGCCTATGTAATGCAAAGCTGTCTGAACATTACGGCCAAGTTAGATTTGAGATGAAAAATGTAAATGTTCCAAATTTAGATGAGGTTTCTGCCGATCAAGTCAGTGCTTTCATACCTTATGTTTTAAAAGACTTTGAATATGATAAAAGCGATGCTGAAAAGCCCCTTGAAGTGTTTACATTCCAACAGATCATCGGCTACGTGGAAGCATCCGTGGAGCTGGGGGCTGCCGAGTTAAAGAAACTTTCAATTGTAAAAAACTGA